The following are from one region of the Cyanobacterium sp. T60_A2020_053 genome:
- a CDS encoding nucleotidyltransferase domain-containing protein: protein MILQLSDQEQLIYQRLKIEPQELINFCQENHIAELAVFGSILRDDFNNQSDIDFLITYSPLANRGLLEKIALKEKLEKMCHRPVDLVSKNTIKNSKNWLKKQTILNSCQVIYHA, encoded by the coding sequence ATTATTTTACAGTTATCTGATCAAGAACAATTAATCTATCAAAGATTAAAGATCGAACCGCAAGAATTAATCAATTTTTGTCAAGAGAATCATATTGCAGAATTAGCTGTATTTGGTTCTATTTTAAGAGATGATTTTAATAATCAAAGTGATATAGATTTTCTTATTACCTATTCTCCTCTAGCTAATCGAGGTTTATTAGAAAAAATTGCCCTCAAGGAAAAACTAGAAAAAATGTGCCATCGCCCTGTAGATTTAGTTAGTAAAAATACCATAAAAAATAGTAAAAATTGGCTTAAAAAACAGACAATTTTAAATTCATGTCAGGTAATTTATCATGCGTGA
- a CDS encoding DUF86 domain-containing protein: MRDVSTLIDICQAIELISNYIDNISYQELLNNQEKQDAILRRIMIIGEATKRLSLEFRKQHPSIPWRQIAGMRDIITHEYDNVDLEEVWTVITVNLPTLYEYIYPLLPLDES; the protein is encoded by the coding sequence ATGCGTGATGTAAGCACTTTAATAGATATTTGTCAAGCTATTGAACTAATATCTAACTATATCGATAATATTAGTTATCAAGAGTTGCTAAATAATCAAGAAAAACAAGATGCTATTCTGAGAAGAATTATGATTATTGGCGAAGCGACAAAAAGATTATCTCTTGAGTTTAGAAAACAACATCCTTCTATTCCTTGGAGACAAATTGCAGGAATGCGAGATATTATTACTCATGAATATGATAATGTTGATTTGGAAGAAGTTTGGACTGTTATTACTGTTAATTTGCCCACTCTTTATGAGTATATTTATCCACTTTTGCCACTCGATGAAAGTTAA
- a CDS encoding UDP-3-O-acyl-N-acetylglucosamine deacetylase has protein sequence MKFNMFKSFQLSGVGLHSGQECTAHLTPAKKGEGRFFVRTDLSQRPIIPATIASVTSTILSTELGQGEAKIRTVEHLLASLCACGIDDVMIEVKGAELPLLDGSGELWVNNILNNLDNKTPTFSSSSISIKEPIWVRKDDAFVAVLPSEKMLFTYGVDFPYAEIQNQWHTWYPEREKFSTAIAPARTFGFAEQIQQLQQAGLILGGNLNNALVCSQDGWVNPPLRFENEPVRHKILDLIGDLSLLGSIPCAHYLAYKASHQLHTELARRIISLNGGY, from the coding sequence ATTAAATTTAATATGTTTAAATCATTTCAACTATCAGGAGTTGGGTTACACTCTGGGCAAGAATGTACAGCGCACCTCACCCCAGCCAAGAAAGGCGAAGGGCGCTTTTTCGTCAGAACGGATTTATCACAGCGCCCGATAATCCCAGCTACGATTGCATCTGTTACCAGTACAATTTTATCCACAGAATTAGGTCAAGGAGAAGCAAAAATTAGAACCGTGGAGCATTTACTGGCTTCCCTTTGTGCCTGTGGTATCGATGATGTGATGATTGAGGTGAAGGGCGCTGAATTACCACTGTTAGATGGGTCTGGAGAATTGTGGGTAAATAATATTCTCAATAATCTCGATAACAAAACTCCCACTTTTTCTTCATCGAGTATTAGTATAAAAGAACCAATTTGGGTAAGGAAAGACGATGCTTTTGTAGCGGTATTGCCTTCGGAAAAAATGCTGTTTACCTATGGTGTGGACTTTCCCTATGCCGAAATACAAAATCAATGGCATACATGGTATCCTGAGCGAGAAAAATTTAGCACGGCCATAGCGCCCGCCCGCACGTTTGGTTTTGCGGAACAAATCCAACAATTACAACAAGCTGGACTCATCTTAGGAGGCAATCTTAATAATGCCCTTGTTTGTAGCCAAGATGGTTGGGTAAATCCTCCTTTACGCTTTGAAAATGAACCCGTGCGCCATAAGATACTGGATTTAATTGGTGATTTAAGTTTACTTGGTAGTATTCCGTGCGCCCATTACCTTGCTTATAAAGCCAGTCATCAGCTACACACAGAATTAGCTCGCCGTATCATATCTTTAAATGGGGGTTATTGA
- the trmFO gene encoding FADH(2)-oxidizing methylenetetrahydrofolate--tRNA-(uracil(54)-C(5))-methyltransferase TrmFO has product MNQQEIIVIGGGLAGTEATWQIARAGIPVTLYEMRPAHLSPAHHSEDLAELVCSNSFGADATDRAAGLLHEELRRLDSIIIKTADEHKVPAGGALAVDRGVFSRTLTETLANHPLITLKREEIKTIPSDGIVVLATGPLTSYPLAQELQKFTGMEYMNFFDAASPIIVGESINQDIAFLASRYDKGEAAYLNCPMDKEQYLHFWQELCQAEQAELKDFDRESSKFFEACLPIEELGQRGEDTMRYGPLKPIGLFDARLGDFRENKDKRPYGVVQLRQEDKAGQLWNMVGFQTNLKWGEQKRVFRLIPGLENAEFVRMGVMHKNTFLNAPQLLSPTLQFKHRGTMMGAGQLIGTEGYTAAAAGGWLAGVNASRVYHGQNPLVLSPVTMMGALFDFISSADAKHFQPMPPNFGILPPLEKKIRSKKDRYQAYAQRSLAEIDTITI; this is encoded by the coding sequence ATGAATCAACAAGAAATTATCGTTATTGGCGGAGGATTAGCTGGCACAGAAGCCACATGGCAAATCGCCCGGGCAGGAATACCAGTCACCCTCTACGAAATGCGCCCAGCGCACCTCTCCCCAGCGCACCACAGTGAAGATTTAGCGGAATTAGTATGTAGTAACTCCTTTGGGGCAGATGCCACGGATCGAGCAGCCGGATTACTCCATGAAGAATTACGCCGTCTTGATTCTATCATTATTAAAACAGCAGACGAGCATAAAGTACCGGCGGGGGGAGCTTTGGCGGTGGATCGAGGGGTATTTAGTCGTACTCTCACCGAAACCCTTGCTAATCATCCTTTAATCACCCTGAAAAGAGAAGAAATTAAAACCATTCCCTCTGACGGTATCGTAGTTTTAGCCACCGGTCCTCTCACCAGTTATCCCCTCGCCCAAGAATTGCAGAAATTTACAGGCATGGAATACATGAACTTTTTTGATGCCGCTAGTCCCATTATAGTGGGAGAATCCATCAATCAAGACATTGCTTTTTTAGCGTCACGTTATGACAAAGGAGAAGCTGCTTATTTAAATTGTCCTATGGATAAAGAACAGTATTTGCACTTTTGGCAGGAATTATGTCAAGCTGAACAGGCAGAGTTAAAAGATTTTGATCGAGAAAGTTCTAAATTTTTTGAAGCCTGTTTGCCCATTGAAGAATTAGGGCAACGGGGGGAAGATACCATGAGATATGGACCGTTGAAGCCTATTGGTTTATTTGATGCTCGTTTGGGGGATTTTCGAGAAAATAAAGACAAGCGCCCCTATGGGGTGGTACAGTTACGCCAAGAAGACAAAGCCGGGCAACTGTGGAATATGGTTGGTTTTCAGACTAATTTAAAATGGGGTGAACAAAAAAGGGTTTTTCGTCTTATACCCGGTTTAGAAAATGCTGAATTTGTGCGCATGGGAGTGATGCACAAAAATACGTTTCTCAATGCGCCTCAGTTATTATCTCCCACTCTACAGTTTAAACATCGTGGTACGATGATGGGCGCTGGGCAGTTAATTGGCACGGAAGGCTATACAGCGGCGGCGGCGGGAGGTTGGTTAGCGGGGGTTAATGCTAGTCGTGTTTATCATGGTCAAAATCCCCTTGTACTATCTCCTGTGACGATGATGGGCGCTTTATTCGATTTTATCAGTTCGGCTGATGCCAAACACTTTCAACCGATGCCCCCTAATTTTGGCATTTTACCACCGTTAGAAAAGAAAATTAGGAGTAAAAAAGATCGTTATCAGGCTTATGCTCAGAGGTCTTTAGCCGAAATTGATACCATTACTATTTAA
- a CDS encoding S-layer homology domain-containing protein, with amino-acid sequence MSFFRHSLVLSLLFLLGCSGNENLASRFAPDASLSPNDTTAVEGADPTTTIKLPYTVTVPIYDNAEIVKTEGKEVFWTSSDPINVISDYYKQQLEQKQWQVQVAEDNSLTATNAEKNFNLTMTFTVNGNQTEYQMLGTEITPTATEETPQTPQTPLNAEVETNPENPLAILQQKGIVESSALQPQEIITRREFARWLFKTNNLLYADTVGNVIKEASSNSQPVFSDINNDDPDFGIIQGLAEAGIIPSRLTKDASASNFQPSAPLTRADLLNWKIPLDFRRERVDNVTIDSVRDTWGFQDVNDLSPQLWRNLYLDWQNGENANIRRAFGFTTLFQPQKSVSKNEAGIVLLRMGNQGDGRWLNSSDAQE; translated from the coding sequence ATGTCATTTTTTCGTCATTCTTTAGTTTTATCTTTGCTTTTCTTACTCGGTTGCAGTGGTAACGAAAATTTAGCATCTCGTTTTGCACCGGATGCCAGTTTATCCCCCAATGATACCACTGCGGTGGAGGGCGCTGATCCTACCACTACCATTAAATTACCCTACACTGTCACCGTGCCGATTTATGACAATGCAGAGATAGTAAAAACAGAAGGAAAAGAAGTTTTTTGGACATCTTCAGACCCCATTAACGTAATTTCCGACTATTATAAGCAACAACTAGAACAGAAACAATGGCAAGTGCAAGTAGCGGAAGATAATTCATTAACTGCCACCAATGCCGAGAAAAATTTTAACTTGACAATGACTTTTACAGTCAATGGCAATCAAACGGAATATCAAATGTTAGGGACTGAAATTACCCCTACGGCAACAGAAGAAACTCCACAAACTCCACAAACTCCCCTTAACGCAGAAGTGGAAACTAATCCGGAAAACCCTTTAGCAATATTGCAACAGAAGGGAATCGTTGAATCCAGCGCCCTCCAACCGCAGGAAATTATTACTCGTCGAGAGTTTGCACGGTGGTTATTTAAAACCAATAATCTGTTATATGCTGATACGGTGGGCAATGTCATTAAAGAAGCTAGTAGTAACAGTCAGCCGGTATTTAGCGATATTAACAATGATGACCCTGATTTTGGTATTATTCAAGGATTAGCGGAGGCTGGGATAATCCCTTCCCGTTTAACGAAAGATGCCAGTGCCAGTAATTTTCAACCCAGCGCCCCTCTCACCCGTGCCGATTTGCTCAACTGGAAAATACCCCTCGATTTTCGCCGTGAAAGAGTGGATAATGTCACCATTGACAGTGTTAGAGATACTTGGGGTTTTCAGGATGTTAATGATTTAAGTCCCCAACTATGGCGTAACTTGTATTTAGATTGGCAAAATGGCGAAAATGCTAATATTCGTCGGGCTTTTGGTTTTACTACTCTTTTTCAACCCCAAAAAAGCGTCTCGAAAAATGAAGCGGGAATTGTTTTACTACGCATGGGGAATCAAGGTGACGGGCGCTGGTTAAATTCTTCAGATGCTCAGGAGTAA
- a CDS encoding dCMP deaminase family protein, which yields MTDREENRPSWDEYFMLMAKLAATRSTCLAFPVGAVIVKNRQVLATGYNGPPSGSIHCTAQGFCYEGLSSCDASRELPSRAVHAEANAIALASRHGIATEGATIYVTLEPCISCLKLIISAGIKEVFYETDFNLGDRLTVRDYYVQDKLVNLHQMVIRDGVAHKASQFLVAPVSRKSK from the coding sequence ATGACCGATAGAGAAGAAAATCGCCCCAGTTGGGATGAATATTTCATGTTAATGGCAAAACTCGCCGCCACTCGCTCCACTTGTTTAGCTTTTCCGGTGGGCGCTGTCATTGTCAAAAATCGTCAAGTATTAGCAACAGGTTATAATGGACCTCCTTCTGGTTCGATTCATTGTACAGCGCAAGGCTTTTGCTATGAAGGTTTGAGCAGTTGTGATGCTAGTAGAGAATTACCATCCCGCGCCGTTCATGCAGAGGCTAACGCCATTGCCCTTGCTTCTCGTCACGGTATAGCAACGGAGGGCGCTACTATTTATGTCACCCTTGAGCCTTGTATCTCCTGTTTAAAATTAATCATTTCTGCTGGAATTAAGGAGGTTTTTTATGAAACTGATTTTAACCTCGGTGATCGTCTCACAGTGAGAGATTATTATGTGCAAGACAAATTAGTTAATCTCCATCAAATGGTTATCCGTGATGGCGTCGCCCATAAAGCTAGTCAATTTTTAGTTGCCCCTGTGTCTCGAAAGTCTAAATAG
- a CDS encoding HEAT repeat domain-containing protein yields the protein MSTVNLAEISARLDSDNSKDRLLALASLRQVEAKDAVPLIIKVINDDVLQVRSMAVFALGVKQTEECFPILVKLLETDADYGIRADAAGALGYLQDIRAFDFLVRAFHEDTEWLVRFSAAVSLGNLGDVRAKDVLLRALHSGETVLEQAAISALGEIKAQDCVDEILNFAQSEDWLIRQRLAESLGNFNTEKSISALKYLVRDANSQVSEAALFSLQKLGH from the coding sequence ATGAGTACAGTTAATCTCGCCGAAATATCAGCGCGCCTCGACAGCGACAACTCCAAAGATCGTTTATTAGCCCTTGCTTCTTTGCGACAGGTGGAAGCAAAAGACGCTGTACCATTGATCATTAAGGTTATTAATGACGATGTGTTACAAGTGCGTTCTATGGCGGTGTTTGCTTTAGGGGTGAAGCAAACGGAAGAGTGTTTCCCGATTTTGGTGAAATTATTAGAAACTGATGCTGATTACGGTATTCGCGCCGATGCGGCAGGGGCGCTGGGTTATCTTCAGGATATACGCGCTTTTGATTTTCTTGTCCGTGCTTTTCATGAAGATACAGAATGGTTAGTGCGTTTTAGTGCGGCGGTTTCTTTGGGTAATCTGGGAGATGTTCGAGCTAAAGATGTTTTGTTACGGGCGCTACACAGTGGCGAAACAGTTTTAGAACAAGCGGCTATTTCTGCCCTTGGGGAAATAAAAGCACAAGATTGTGTGGATGAGATACTCAATTTTGCCCAGTCAGAAGATTGGTTAATTCGTCAAAGACTAGCAGAGTCTCTGGGAAATTTTAATACTGAAAAAAGTATTTCCGCTCTTAAATATCTTGTTAGAGATGCCAATTCTCAAGTATCAGAAGCAGCGCTTTTCTCTTTACAAAAACTAGGACATTAA